In Nitrospinota bacterium, a single window of DNA contains:
- the argF gene encoding ornithine carbamoyltransferase — translation MKKDLLAINDFSREEILKLLEKSAQLKRLRIDNVPYEPLKGKSLGMIFSKHSTRTRISFEVGMFELGGQSLFLTTDQLQMTRGETVEDSAKVLSRYLHGLVVRTYDHEDVTNLAKHATIPIINGLTDLNHPVQILSDLFTIHEKLGDIENIKVAYVGDGNNVVYSWIVGASVMGFDLAVASPKNFQLPWPKGLPSQKNIEILEDPMEAVRNADVIYTDVWVSMGQENEAEDKIKQLQPYQINQKLVDAAKDGVLVMHCLPAHREMEITSEVMDGSHSIVFDQAENRLHMEKAILETLLTPPQQ, via the coding sequence ATGAAAAAGGATTTGCTTGCAATCAACGACTTCAGCCGTGAGGAAATTTTAAAGCTTCTGGAAAAGTCCGCTCAATTAAAACGGTTGCGCATCGACAACGTCCCCTATGAACCCTTGAAGGGAAAATCACTGGGGATGATTTTCAGCAAGCACTCCACCAGGACGCGGATTTCTTTTGAAGTCGGTATGTTTGAACTGGGAGGCCAGTCCTTGTTTTTAACCACGGATCAACTGCAAATGACCCGCGGCGAAACGGTGGAAGATTCGGCAAAGGTTCTTTCCAGGTATCTGCATGGGCTTGTTGTAAGAACCTACGACCACGAAGATGTGACCAACCTGGCCAAACACGCCACCATCCCCATAATCAATGGCCTCACCGACCTGAATCATCCGGTGCAGATTTTATCCGATCTGTTCACCATTCATGAAAAGCTGGGGGACATCGAAAATATCAAAGTCGCCTATGTAGGCGATGGAAATAATGTCGTTTATTCCTGGATCGTGGGAGCTTCGGTCATGGGATTTGATCTTGCAGTCGCCAGTCCCAAAAATTTTCAACTCCCATGGCCCAAAGGGTTGCCCTCCCAGAAAAATATCGAGATCCTGGAAGACCCTATGGAAGCGGTTCGCAATGCGGATGTGATTTATACCGATGTCTGGGTCAGCATGGGCCAGGAGAACGAAGCGGAAGATAAAATCAAACAATTGCAACCTTATCAGATCAACCAGAAGCTGGTCGATGCCGCCAAAGACGGCGTGCTGGTCATGCACTGCCTGCCCGCCCATCGCGAAATGGAAATAACCTCGGAAGTCATGGATGGCAGCCATTCCATTGTTTTTGACCAGGCCGAAAATCGTCTCCATATGGAAAAAG
- the nhaD gene encoding sodium:proton antiporter NhaD codes for MGNMTVTWAGYICLICFILAYTLVIFEEKIHMRKSKPVVFTGCFMWALIGIYEAQHGGEGHAHDYLKELIAEIGELFFFLLSAMTYINTMDERNVFQALRSWLLRKGLGFKKLFWATGLITFLLSPLADNLTSALLMSTVALAVSGGNAKFIVPAFVNIIVAANAGGAWSPFGDITTLMVWTSGKVQTMEFAYLMIPAVINWIIPALIMYPFVPNEKPEGNSDVVPLKPGARVVIGLGIATVATAVSFHQFLHLPPFLGMMFGLGALMLFGFYLKRWGDAPYLKELGIEDRRQKPRFDIFKRVEVVEFDTLLFFFGVLTAVGALQYIGYLALASQNLYGTLGPTASNIIVGLLSAIVDNIPVMYAVLKMDPAMGLDQWLLITMTTGVGGSLLSVGSAAGVAVMGVDRENYTFMKHLKWAPAIAVGYFASIGSWWFITTSLR; via the coding sequence ATGGGAAATATGACTGTTACCTGGGCAGGATATATCTGCCTGATCTGCTTTATCCTTGCCTACACCCTGGTTATTTTCGAAGAAAAAATCCACATGCGAAAATCCAAGCCAGTCGTTTTCACCGGCTGTTTTATGTGGGCCCTGATCGGAATTTATGAAGCCCAGCATGGTGGAGAGGGACACGCCCACGATTATCTTAAGGAATTGATCGCCGAAATTGGGGAATTGTTTTTCTTTCTCCTTTCGGCCATGACCTATATCAACACGATGGACGAAAGAAACGTGTTCCAGGCCCTGCGGTCCTGGTTGCTAAGAAAAGGCCTGGGGTTCAAAAAGCTGTTCTGGGCCACCGGTTTGATCACTTTTCTCCTGTCCCCGTTAGCAGATAACCTGACCAGCGCTCTTCTGATGTCTACCGTCGCTCTGGCAGTCAGCGGCGGAAACGCCAAGTTCATCGTGCCTGCCTTTGTGAATATCATTGTGGCCGCTAATGCGGGCGGGGCCTGGAGTCCTTTTGGCGATATCACCACCCTGATGGTCTGGACATCGGGAAAAGTCCAAACCATGGAATTCGCTTATCTGATGATACCTGCCGTGATCAACTGGATCATTCCAGCGCTCATCATGTACCCCTTTGTGCCCAATGAAAAACCTGAGGGCAACTCGGATGTCGTGCCGTTAAAACCCGGCGCCAGGGTTGTCATCGGCCTCGGAATCGCCACTGTCGCCACGGCAGTCTCCTTCCACCAGTTCCTGCATCTGCCTCCATTTCTGGGGATGATGTTTGGTTTGGGGGCCTTGATGCTATTTGGATTTTATCTGAAACGTTGGGGAGACGCGCCTTACCTCAAGGAGCTGGGTATTGAAGACCGCAGGCAAAAACCGCGGTTCGATATTTTCAAGAGGGTGGAAGTGGTCGAGTTTGACACTCTGCTTTTCTTTTTTGGGGTTCTCACCGCTGTAGGAGCTTTGCAATATATCGGTTATCTGGCATTGGCCAGCCAAAATTTATATGGAACCCTGGGGCCGACCGCCTCCAATATCATTGTGGGCCTTCTTTCCGCCATCGTCGATAATATCCCGGTCATGTACGCCGTCCTGAAGATGGACCCGGCCATGGGACTGGACCAATGGCTGTTAATCACCATGACCACGGGTGTAGGAGGAAGCCTGCTTTCCGTCGGTTCCGCCGCCGGAGTCGCGGTTATGGGTGTCGACCGGGAAAACTATACATTCATGAAACATCTCAAGTGGGCACCGGCGATTGCAGTGGGTTATTTCGCCAGCATTGGCTCCTGGTGGTTTATCACCACAAGTCTGCGGTAG
- a CDS encoding ComF family protein, with translation MIIFEKIKRLGRGTLAALLEGLFPRNCIFCEKSRDRGGEFLCGLCENEIAFIDPPFCRGCGIPADISYETPKENFECALCRKNLYTFDRARSLGPYDSVLKQLILHLKFCNQPGVMKDIVPLLAGYFEKKDESWEGFYVAPVPLHFRRMKARTFDQSFLLAREVARTLSLPLANGLLLRVKDTESQAKKTRVERAKNIKGAFQVNRPERVAGLDILLVDDVLTTGATANEAAKVLKRAGAGRVDVFTLARALPYGNAIETLSS, from the coding sequence ATGATAATTTTCGAAAAAATTAAACGATTGGGACGAGGGACGCTTGCGGCCCTTTTGGAAGGACTGTTCCCCCGCAATTGTATTTTTTGTGAAAAAAGCCGGGACCGGGGAGGGGAGTTTTTATGTGGCCTGTGCGAAAATGAAATCGCGTTTATCGACCCGCCGTTTTGTAGGGGTTGCGGTATTCCCGCCGATATTTCCTACGAGACTCCCAAAGAGAATTTTGAGTGCGCGTTGTGCCGGAAAAATTTGTATACCTTTGACCGGGCCCGGTCGTTGGGACCCTATGATTCCGTCTTGAAACAATTGATTCTGCATTTAAAGTTTTGCAACCAGCCGGGAGTTATGAAAGACATCGTTCCTCTTCTTGCCGGTTACTTTGAAAAAAAGGATGAATCCTGGGAAGGCTTTTATGTGGCTCCCGTTCCTTTGCATTTCAGAAGAATGAAGGCAAGGACGTTCGATCAATCCTTTTTGCTGGCCAGGGAAGTCGCCAGGACATTGAGTTTGCCGCTGGCCAACGGGTTGTTACTAAGAGTGAAGGATACGGAGTCCCAGGCCAAAAAAACCAGGGTCGAACGGGCGAAAAATATCAAAGGCGCTTTTCAGGTTAACCGGCCCGAACGGGTCGCAGGACTGGACATTCTTCTGGTGGATGATGTTTTAACCACCGGTGCGACCGCCAATGAGGCGGCCAAAGTGCTGAAGCGAGCCGGAGCCGGGCGCGTTGATGTGTTCACCCTGGCCCGAGCCTTGCCCTACGGCAATGCGATAGAAACCCTGTCTTCATGA
- the dxs gene encoding 1-deoxy-D-xylulose-5-phosphate synthase: MNKLLSQIEGPDDLKKVPLKDFPQLAREIRDTLLHTISQSGGHLSSNLGVVELTLAMHYVFDSPKDKFIWDVGHQSYVHKLLTGRLDRFHTLRKYDGLCGFTKREESVHDHWNCGHGGTSISAALAFAKARDLKNEKSKVLAVIGDGSLTAGMAFEGLNHTGHLKSDMIVVLNDNEMSISQNVGGMSAHLSKILTGQVMLKIKSEIDELLLAIPGIGKEISRYAHKIDETIKGLFIPGRLFEDLGFRYVGPVDGHDVESLIETFETIRDLKGPTLLHVVTRKGKGYELAEEKADVWHGAKPFDIATGQFHKKKANPGYTNVFADALIDLAREDEKIIGITAAMPDGTGMSIFEKEFPDRTFDVGMAEQHAVAFAGALSIEGFRPVVAIYSTFLQRAYDQVVHDICLMNLPVTFAMDRAGIVGEDGATHQGLYDISFLRALPNMVLMAPKDENEMRRMLKTCICHNGPAAMRYPRGAGLGVPLDPEIETLEIGKGEVIKEGGDIAIFAYGHMVETAEEVARMLAKDGINAAVINARFAKPVDKDLVGRYAGITNCFVTLEEHALKGGFGSAILETLHEEKFSTATQVKCIGMPDIVLEHGSPTIQRKDLKLDVDGVYETVLEHYREMGKGSAISGEDKKLLSGNGTKAFIKPEKKHLKIKHSVNG; this comes from the coding sequence ATGAACAAGCTTTTGAGCCAAATAGAGGGCCCTGATGATTTGAAGAAAGTCCCATTGAAAGACTTTCCTCAACTTGCCAGGGAAATTAGGGATACCCTTTTACATACTATTTCTCAGAGCGGAGGCCATCTTTCGTCCAACCTTGGAGTGGTGGAGCTGACTCTGGCGATGCATTACGTGTTTGATAGTCCGAAAGATAAATTTATCTGGGATGTCGGGCACCAGAGCTATGTTCATAAATTACTGACTGGCAGGCTTGACCGGTTCCATACCCTGCGTAAATACGATGGCCTGTGTGGATTTACAAAAAGGGAAGAGAGTGTTCACGACCATTGGAACTGCGGCCATGGCGGGACCTCAATTTCGGCGGCTCTTGCCTTTGCCAAGGCCCGGGATCTGAAAAATGAAAAAAGTAAAGTTCTTGCCGTCATCGGTGACGGATCTCTCACCGCCGGAATGGCTTTTGAGGGTTTGAACCATACCGGGCATTTGAAGAGCGACATGATTGTTGTTCTGAATGACAATGAAATGTCCATCTCCCAGAATGTGGGAGGCATGTCTGCCCACTTGAGCAAGATTCTCACAGGGCAGGTCATGCTCAAAATCAAGTCGGAAATCGATGAGCTTCTGCTTGCCATTCCTGGAATTGGGAAAGAAATTTCCAGGTACGCGCATAAAATTGATGAAACGATCAAGGGATTGTTTATTCCCGGCAGATTGTTTGAAGACCTGGGTTTTCGTTATGTCGGCCCGGTGGACGGTCATGATGTCGAATCGCTGATAGAAACCTTTGAGACGATTCGCGACTTGAAGGGTCCCACTCTTCTGCACGTTGTCACCCGAAAAGGCAAAGGTTATGAGTTGGCTGAGGAAAAAGCCGATGTGTGGCATGGCGCCAAACCTTTCGATATCGCCACCGGACAATTCCATAAAAAGAAAGCCAATCCGGGGTACACCAACGTATTTGCTGATGCGTTGATTGATCTTGCCAGGGAAGATGAAAAAATTATCGGTATCACGGCAGCTATGCCCGATGGCACCGGGATGAGTATATTTGAGAAGGAATTTCCTGATCGCACATTTGATGTGGGTATGGCGGAACAACATGCGGTGGCTTTTGCCGGTGCATTGTCCATCGAGGGATTCAGGCCAGTGGTAGCCATTTATTCCACTTTTCTGCAACGTGCCTACGATCAGGTGGTGCATGATATCTGTCTGATGAATCTTCCTGTCACCTTTGCCATGGACCGGGCGGGGATTGTCGGCGAAGATGGTGCGACGCATCAGGGCTTGTACGATATTTCCTTTCTGAGAGCCTTGCCTAATATGGTGCTGATGGCTCCGAAAGATGAAAATGAAATGCGGAGAATGCTCAAAACGTGCATCTGTCACAACGGGCCGGCCGCTATGAGATATCCTCGCGGCGCCGGGCTTGGCGTCCCTCTGGACCCTGAAATCGAAACGCTGGAAATTGGTAAAGGCGAGGTGATCAAAGAAGGCGGGGATATCGCTATTTTTGCCTACGGTCATATGGTGGAAACGGCGGAGGAGGTCGCCCGGATGCTTGCAAAAGACGGGATCAACGCGGCCGTGATCAATGCCCGGTTTGCCAAGCCTGTGGATAAAGATCTGGTTGGTAGATATGCCGGAATCACCAATTGTTTTGTAACCCTTGAGGAACATGCTCTCAAAGGAGGTTTCGGTTCCGCGATTCTGGAAACTCTGCACGAAGAAAAATTTTCCACAGCAACTCAGGTCAAATGCATCGGAATGCCAGACATTGTTTTAGAGCATGGATCTCCCACCATTCAACGTAAGGATCTCAAGCTGGACGTGGATGGCGTCTATGAAACCGTTCTCGAACATTACCGGGAGATGGGCAAGGGATCGGCTATCAGTGGCGAGGATAAGAAGCTGTTGTCAGGAAACGGAACAAAAGCCTTTATTAAGCCTGAAAAAAAGCACCTAAAAATCAAGCACTCAGTGAATGGCTAG
- a CDS encoding polyprenyl synthetase family protein → MTGFDLTQYLSEGKRFVEDAIQEFLPQESSYPESIHSAMNYSVQAGGKRLRPILVIAAAEAVGGDRKTVLPFAVAAELIHTYTLIHDDLPALDNDDFRRGKPTNHKVFGEAIAILAGDALLTQAFILMTNTALLEGVPEREILKATHEMAQALGSGGMIGGQVVDLESEGKPITSESLEYIHIYKTGYLIQACIGVGARLGGASPSQLKDLSRYGAHIGLAFQIIDDILDITADQEMLGKDVGSDLDKEKATYPALYGLQESKNKADQLVKESIACLEQFDGRADPLREIARFFVQRTF, encoded by the coding sequence TTGACAGGATTTGATTTAACTCAATATTTGTCGGAAGGAAAGAGGTTCGTAGAGGACGCTATCCAGGAGTTTTTGCCCCAGGAAAGTAGCTATCCCGAAAGTATCCACTCGGCGATGAATTACAGCGTTCAAGCCGGCGGAAAACGTTTGCGTCCCATATTGGTGATTGCGGCAGCCGAAGCCGTTGGGGGAGACCGGAAGACTGTCCTGCCTTTTGCGGTTGCGGCCGAATTGATCCACACCTACACCCTGATACACGATGATCTGCCTGCCTTGGATAATGACGATTTTCGCCGTGGAAAACCAACCAATCATAAAGTGTTTGGCGAGGCGATAGCCATTCTTGCAGGGGACGCCTTGTTGACTCAGGCGTTTATTTTGATGACAAACACCGCTTTGCTGGAGGGTGTGCCGGAACGGGAAATTTTGAAAGCCACTCATGAAATGGCCCAGGCTTTGGGGTCGGGGGGGATGATTGGTGGACAGGTTGTCGATTTGGAGTCAGAGGGTAAGCCGATAACCTCGGAATCTCTTGAATATATTCACATTTACAAGACGGGCTATTTGATTCAGGCCTGCATTGGCGTGGGGGCCAGGTTGGGCGGGGCAAGCCCCTCTCAGTTGAAGGATTTGTCTCGGTATGGAGCGCATATTGGATTGGCCTTTCAAATTATCGATGATATTTTGGATATAACTGCAGATCAGGAAATGTTAGGAAAAGATGTCGGGAGCGACCTGGATAAGGAAAAAGCCACGTATCCGGCCCTTTATGGTTTGCAGGAGTCCAAAAATAAAGCCGATCAATTAGTGAAGGAAAGTATTGCTTGTCTGGAACAATTTGATGGTCGAGCTGATCCCCTGCGTGAGATCGCCCGGTTTTTTGTCCAACGAACATTTTAA
- the hisB gene encoding imidazoleglycerol-phosphate dehydratase HisB: protein MARTSKVRRVTGETEIEVELNIDGTGKHDIQTTIPFLDHMLTQLARHGYFDLHVRAKGDIEIDFHHTVEDMGITLGQAFREALGDKKGIRRFAQASLPLNEALAHCVIDISGRSFFVFNCDLPKSKIGEFDVELVPEFFQAFSANSGVTLHFNADSWTNLHHIIEAMFKAFARAMDQACSLDPRSSEVPSTKGKL, encoded by the coding sequence ATGGCTAGAACTTCTAAAGTCCGGCGCGTCACCGGCGAAACAGAAATTGAAGTCGAACTCAATATTGATGGAACTGGAAAGCACGATATCCAGACCACCATCCCCTTTCTCGATCACATGCTCACCCAGCTGGCTCGACACGGGTATTTTGATCTGCACGTCCGCGCCAAAGGCGATATCGAAATCGACTTCCACCATACGGTGGAGGATATGGGAATCACCCTGGGGCAGGCATTCCGTGAGGCGTTGGGTGATAAAAAAGGCATCCGCCGTTTCGCTCAGGCATCCCTTCCTTTGAATGAAGCGTTAGCGCATTGCGTCATCGATATTTCGGGTCGGTCTTTTTTCGTATTCAATTGCGACCTGCCAAAGTCCAAAATCGGCGAGTTTGACGTGGAGTTGGTGCCGGAGTTTTTTCAGGCATTTTCTGCGAATAGTGGCGTTACCCTGCATTTTAATGCCGATTCGTGGACCAATCTGCATCACATCATCGAAGCCATGTTTAAGGCCTTCGCCCGAGCAATGGACCAGGCCTGCTCTCTCGACCCGCGATCCAGCGAGGTCCCATCCACCAAGGGAAAATTGTAG
- a CDS encoding aspartate aminotransferase family protein has translation MKNNQDIVKLTQQHVASTYGRYPIALVRGKGTQVWDASGKQYTDFVSGIAVDNLGHCHPAVVSAIRKQAGQLLHVSNLFHIESQSLLAAELTRLSFADKVFFCNSGTEANEGAIKLARRYFFDKGDKNRHEIITMNNSFHGRTTGSLSATGQKKFHTGFGPLLPGFKYVAFNDIPAVQKALSSKTCAVLVEPVQGEGGVNIPDKKYLKELRKLSTKNGCLLILDEVQTAFGRTGPLFAYERFGIKPDIMTLAKALGAGVAIGALAATNRVMKSFVPGTHAATFGGNPLACSAALAALEIYTKPGFLEKAEQIGNYFFSRLEELAENFSIVKEARGVGMLLALELKQPGASIVEDCMRQGYLVNCIQQNILRFTPPLIVTKKEIDGLISCLSKSLKTAEAE, from the coding sequence ATGAAAAACAATCAGGACATAGTGAAGCTGACTCAGCAGCATGTCGCCTCCACCTACGGCCGCTATCCCATTGCTCTGGTTCGGGGAAAAGGAACTCAGGTCTGGGACGCCTCAGGAAAACAATACACCGATTTTGTCTCTGGGATCGCCGTAGACAATTTAGGCCATTGCCACCCTGCGGTGGTTTCTGCCATTCGCAAACAAGCGGGTCAGTTGCTTCACGTATCGAACTTATTCCACATCGAATCGCAATCTTTACTGGCCGCAGAATTGACCCGCCTTTCTTTCGCGGATAAAGTATTTTTTTGTAACAGTGGCACCGAAGCCAATGAAGGGGCCATCAAACTGGCACGCCGGTATTTTTTTGACAAGGGCGACAAAAACCGCCACGAGATTATCACCATGAATAACTCTTTTCATGGACGCACGACCGGCTCTCTTTCCGCAACGGGACAAAAAAAATTCCATACAGGGTTCGGCCCTCTGTTACCCGGTTTTAAATATGTTGCCTTCAATGATATTCCGGCGGTACAAAAAGCCCTGTCTTCCAAAACCTGCGCCGTGCTGGTCGAACCGGTTCAGGGAGAAGGGGGCGTCAACATTCCAGACAAAAAGTATCTCAAGGAACTAAGAAAGTTATCCACGAAAAACGGCTGCTTATTAATTCTGGACGAAGTGCAAACCGCATTCGGGAGAACGGGTCCACTTTTTGCCTATGAGAGATTCGGCATCAAACCCGACATCATGACGCTTGCGAAAGCTCTGGGCGCGGGTGTCGCCATTGGCGCATTGGCCGCGACCAACCGTGTGATGAAATCTTTCGTCCCTGGAACCCATGCCGCCACTTTTGGAGGAAATCCCCTGGCCTGCTCCGCCGCGCTGGCGGCTCTTGAAATTTATACGAAACCGGGTTTTCTGGAAAAAGCGGAACAGATCGGAAACTATTTTTTCTCGCGCCTTGAGGAACTGGCAGAAAACTTTTCAATCGTCAAAGAGGCTCGCGGCGTCGGGATGCTATTGGCGTTGGAGCTCAAGCAACCGGGCGCGAGTATCGTAGAGGATTGCATGCGCCAGGGATATCTGGTCAACTGCATCCAGCAAAATATACTTCGATTCACTCCTCCTTTGATCGTGACCAAAAAGGAAATCGATGGATTGATCAGTTGCTTGTCCAAAAGTTTGAAAACGGCTGAAGCGGAATAG